AGAgttctattcttatttttttttacaggttTTCCTCATTGCCAATATCAGTAATCATTTCAGAAAAGCCCAttgataaaagtatatatttgatTGAAGAAAATGATTTATCCGGCAGTAATATCAATATGATAGAATTTGCAGAAAACTTGGGAGTTGATAAATTTGTCGACAATTCAAATATTCGCATAGGgaaaaaacgataaaaatgaatttccgaTGTTacggatagattcagtaaaaatgctaaatttagcccaaagattgatatttcgtagctattgtacgtcaatgccatgcaaaccattctctggaataacacctttattagagagtatgcgagaaagttttgggaagactattTCTGatggttttatttgatttgtttcaatttaaatacatattctaAGTTAAACATATGTGATGCATATGTGAAAATgtaagtaaacaataataatcgGTTTCTTGTATTTCTTCTTTGGCTCTGAGCGCCTAATACGCTTGAATTATTCTTGAATAGTTTCAACCGGACATCTATAATCACACCCAACTACACTAACATCTCTATTTTTTTCGTCAACATATTCTTGATTGTAGCAATCAGTCAGCATCAGTCCACATTTTTATCCttaccatgatttttttttattttttcagtggtCCTAATGACCATGTTTTCGTGTATTTTGCTGATCACGGGGCTCCAGGAATAATTGCTTTCCCTGAAGATGTAAGtgaaaagtgtttttataaattaatttagaaatacctTTAACGAATTAGACTATTTTGGTTTATGAGTAAGATCTAAAGCTGGTttcacatatatattttcttagtaaaattaattgtaaaaagtcatattttatgTGCTTTTACTGtcactttgaaaaacatttgtcatttttttaattactcaaaaTCAGGATGCGGGCTTAAATACTAATGGGAAGCTAAATAAAGCGTAGATTTGGATATAGGTTTGGACATAGGTTTGGACCGAAACGCAAAGTCCGTCCTAGCTTAAGCCGTATGGCCAAAGAAGAATCTCCACGAAGCAACCCTCCCACGCATACATAAGAGAGAGATCCTGCAGACCGGAAGTCCTCAAAAAAGTCTGTTATATTAAGGCTTTTATGAAACCAAATGAAGCTTGGTTTTGAAAGTCTTCAACAAAATAAGATTTATGTTGACTCACCCATTCAGAGATATTTCAACCTTCTAGTCCTTTATTGAAAACACCAATTTCATAGTTCGTCTTGaagtaattaaatgaatgaaatgatacattaatttagaaatttttagaaaaaaaattaaaataaagagaagcaaataataaaaaagtatatactaagaagaaataagaaagcgcgattaaaataaataagtaagagAGTAAATaactagaataaaataataaatatataaataatatacgattaataataaaaaaatcagaaatatattgaaattagatagcataaaataaatgataaaaataaataatagtaaatgcTATACAAATAAAAGCAAAGGAATAAAGTAGAAAAGTAGAGTTACAAAGTTTAGCAAGTTGCTAAATCTTTTGGGACGCATGATAGTTCGGTTTGCATTACACTTATAAGTTCATAAACAACTATGTTAAAAACGATCTTCTTACCATAGAACTAaagattaagaatttaattaaagttttgaattatttattgtacCAGGGAAGGGATCAGAACACGATTTTCGttcatttttccaaatattgCATTGAAGTAAAATATACCGTGTCCTCAGCTTCACCATAGAACACATTGTCCGTCTTTTccgaaaaaaaatcctttttttttatgtgttttaaaagtGCCAAGTTTTGTGCAAGTTGCCGAATGcagtgaaaaatagaattttgttggaatgaaattttaaaattatattttcattttttcaggaACTCTCTTCAACTGATTTAAATAACGCAATAAAATACATGCaccagaaaaaaatgtatgcaaaggTAAGTAGAAGAAAagtcttatttttcaataaataggtaataaaagttaataatttttgaataggattatcgatttatttaaaatgataaacgcgttattattgaaaagtttttgtaaatttattataaattttgagcaGACAttaacattagaaataaattggcatgtttaactttataataatggtTCGAGTGGTTTGAGATAATCAAATGCCTTTTATTTCGATATTAGAgagtttaaaaaagtaatgaaaaacttATAATCATTGTTATAACCTATCTTAATTTCTTACATAGTAAAAGAAAATCcaaaaaatccttaattaaagaataaaattatcctcagatcaaaaaaaaaaaaaaaaaaatgcagcctACAGAATAAAATGTCTCTAAATTTTCTCATTCACATTGCACCAAATACTATATTAAGTAGTAGTTgagcaatatttttagaaaggtatttttaaaaaatgcagaggGATATGTTGCACAtttgaatctaaaattattttaaagaaaaattgatgatTTCTTTCAGATGGTCTTTTATATTGAAGCTTGTGAATCTGGATCTATGTTCGATGGCTTACTTCCAAACAACATCAATGGTAATTTCGTAACTTTGTTTTATCATATTGCCGTTCATAATATAAccacatcaaaattatttaaaatctatgaatAAACCTATTATTTTATGtccatatatcaaaatttttagttcACATCTCTAAATAACTCTTATCTATATCTCAAAATAACAGCAGCATTTTGATAATATTGCTTTGAGATGGGTGGACTAATTCATTCTAAGTTTAAAGTTTTTGTATAGATAGAAGAaaatagtaatttgaaaaataccaaatattattttttaaaaaaatactttttctttaaaaatttagtttatgctACTACTGCCGCTAACCCTGATGAATCTTCGTATGCCATTTATTTCGACGATGAAAGAGAAACATATCTCGGTGATTCCTACAGTGTTCACTGGATGGAAGATTCTGACAAagtaagaatttgaaatttaattcatatttgttgTAACTAGAAGAAACTATAATTAGCACACTGATATATTTTGTGTATGTTAATAAAAGCGCTACAAAATATTTGTGGTGAAGTTAAATGTATCAGTTCTTACCCCTTTgtagaatactaaaaaaaaaatcatatcaaatgGTACTCGTTTATTTTTACGGCCTCCACGGTAGATCGCAAAAAACAATGAACTATTTCTAACATGGCAATTGGCAACTCAATGTTGGTGATcttagtatattataaaaatcgccaagtaaacccgAGAATGTAACCATTTTGGcgaatatatatgtaatataagcATCTTATATATAACCTTCTAGTAAAGTTCTACCAAATTTTTCgaagttattcaaaatttctcttcgaaaaaaaaaagaatattttcattaaaaatatttcatgtttcttCTACATTCGACTGATGAATGATATCATTGATATTATCTTTGTTTATATCAAAAACAGATGTGATAAAATTCCTTTTGGAATCAAAATGCGTAATGTCGATCAGATAATAATATACTTCATAGAattctttaaagataatataCTTCATAGAATTCTCCATAAAGggtaatttttcttgaaaaatttatttttcatttttaattgtttttatttgtggAAGGATAgtgttatatttttgttgttttttttaggaCAAAAGGCGAAAATTACTGCTGCTTTTCAACTGTTTttagaatgtatataaaaaaatatgaaactaactACCATATTAAGCTGAAATGTGTTTATTAAGTTCTTTTGgctaattttaaaccaaaaaaggGGTGAAAGCAAAGTGAAACCATAAGAaactatcaataaataaattaaactaaagctgtcacataaactaaaagaaaaatggtgttgtagtttttcaaatattatcttgaaatttttataataaatttatcaagcaGAATGCTGTGAAATAgaaatagtcaaaaaaatttaagaaagatctGCATCAGAAAAAGACCTAgtaaaagaatttacaaattgccaactacgaaatattaaaaaaaaaaaaaaaattactattgaatTTGTAGCATAAATCCAAATTTCCTGCTGGattcctttataaattttttctctgaACGAATATGTAATTGACAGCAACAGTAATGAAAGCATATATCAATCATAACCcgttcatattataattttattacaacgataaaaaaaaaacttatccacAAATATCGTTAGCATTTACTAATATTCTTatcacaaataatattaatacatatattgtTTGTCTTGCAGGAAGTGTTGACTAGTGAAACTCTTCAGAAACAATTCAAGATTGTTAAGAAGGAAACAACCGAAAGCCACGTCCAGGAATATGGAGATTTGGTACGAACATCACAAATTAAACTTGAATGTTATATTACACAATCGTGAACTAGTtagcattttacaaattttgagttTATTGCTCTTATTTGTACCTAAGTGAATGCAGGTCTCTTGCAAAATGAATCCTATTCCAATCCATTCCACAAATTATTTGCTGTGAAATAATTATCGATAAAAGAAGGcaatattggaattttttctgCAGTATTTTGTAAAACTATTAAATCTAACAAATACATATTTGGGAGGTGATTTCTTATTATACAATATAGCTTCGTCCTATTAATCCTATTTCAAAATTgcctcaataaaaaaattacatgataaaCATCTTAACTCaagacaaaatttaattcttattattgattaattgagATTTGATGGCTTTAGTAAATACTCATGATGAATTAGATCCTACGTTACAAGAAATTTCAactatagtgagtgtgttgtgattttctaatgaactgcccggttttaaatataatatttttaatgtacacAAACatagctacactacaaaatttacaaacacacatagacaattaggttaaagtaaacagtacggtggagggattccaccgttttcaaccgaaagcattcggcgttagcgcaagggttgcgcatcggaaaaagtcgacctcaggatgcaggtctcccatTCAACTACttgcttgtctgtaaacgccacaaggggcttctgtaaaacgccacaagggggcgctctctgctcaaggggaaaaagaggtgctacacaACTTTATTTCCTGTTGTCAATGCTGATGCATTCCTATATATAGTGCTATTTTACACTTCCCATCATCGTattcagcttttttaaaaaaggagcaaatacattattttcatttcacaatATCCAGATGCCTGAGGACATTTATTCCTTTCCGATCTTTACATAATTCGCGGCTTTGCATGCAGAAAATGTTTCAGTTAccttaattatataattcataaatgtgTCTAATAATTTTTAGTAGAAATTTTTCTGTGTGCTTATTCATAATTGAGACATTTACTTTTGCAGAGCATTGCCCAAATGCATGTTAGTGAATTCCAAGGAAGAAAGAATGCTGAACCCATCGTGCTGCCAGAAGTAGAAGTAAGTTTGTTTTAGAAGTATCgccgacaaattttttttactgttctaaagccaaattaatttctttagaaatgtcaataaattgaatttaatttcttttagaaaaattattgtaatttcaaacttattattcTTGAGGAGAGactcagattttattattttattcttgtagaGAGACTCGGTTCGAAGTCGCGATGTGCCCATCGAAATCGTCAGGAGGAAGTTCTTAAAAGCTAATTCCGAAGAAGAACAATCGGCTCTGCTcaaaaaactgaacaaaatgtACAGAGTAAGttcataagtaaaattttatctgtattgcAAACAATGCTTCATTAAAATAGCAGTCATAATCTAGGCTTATATGCAATTATAGCAAATATCCTGTGCAGTATCCCACACTGGATGGATTCATGCTTTAAAGcaaatgaagtaaattttgaCACCCACGTTACTATTATTCTTCTGTGAAGATTGAAAAAGTTACATATAGTGCAAtgatatataacaaattattacGTTAATgaattatgcaatttaaaaataataatgataattgtcACAAAAACTGTGAGtgcatattgtaaaaaaatattttatattaataagaaaatattaatgagaaaCATCTATATGAAATGTGCAAAgaaaactgttttcattaaaatagcgATCCGTgtactattttattaattgcagtaactgtagatttatatttattttttaaaattatttttctaattttgaacaatcaattttcacagaaatttatctattcaatttaaatttagattaactATCAATAATCTAaatcaatctaattttttaaaaattaaacgtttttcttcacttttttacaCTGTGCaaagatataactttttttttcttttttttttttttaccatgcgTTACCCAGTGTTTAAATGATAGTCAACATTCTCACTTATATTATTTGCTTAATTAACATACCATTGCTCTTCTAGAACAGGCAATTTTTGAAGAACACAGTATCCCACATCGTTGCAGAAATTTTcctaaatgaagaaaaagaaagcgATACTATGAATAACAGATACAAATTGAGAAACTTCCAGTGCTACGATACAGTTCGAGCCCACTTCAACGAAGAATGCTTCCGCCTATCAAAGGTAAtgagccttttttttaatttataattttgtctatGAATAGACAGATGAAACTAGGTATATagactttacatcaaatttgcagattgctaacaaattttgaatgatatcctTTAAGTTCGTCCGACTGTCGGAGTACAAAACAATTCAACAAAGATTAAACAAAgagaattagatagataaaattgggTACATATGTTTAGGACCAAAAATGTAGATCCTTATCAGATTTTGGACTAAATCTGACAAAACGTTGGCCATATATCAACAGGCCATATATCAACAGGCCATATATCagtatgcatgtaaacgcaataactcaaatgCGCAGTgactttaaaacatgaaattttgcatgtgatCTTGTTACTAGAATTGTAATTCtatgctaaatttttattccaatcagTCGGAAAAAGgcatacaaaatacatattcgactttcgggtatttgtgtattaaccgcatgccaaggaaTTAATATCGAAAGTTCTCggtgatattttcaataaaaatgatttaaaatatctacagaaGATCTATATTTCGCAAATATCGTTCGTAAAAACCATACAGTCATTTATTCGCACTTTTACCCAACAGTGTGAAAGGTAGAGAACTGATGTTAACATCTTTAAaccttttaaacttttaaaactttaaaactttctcacatattctctaataattagagaatatgcgagaaagttttggagaaactaCTCCAGCTGGTTTAATTATCAGAGTTCGttcaatatttcgaaaaaatgttCATTCGAAattgtttcagtttttcattaatttaattctatattattttatattcattacattttcgactcaaattaattgaatagatAACCCAGAAAGAGAATATTTCTCCTTTGGACTTTCGTGTATGTCTTATAATCAGACACATTTTTGCATATAGATAAGTTTTTCAGagagaaaatagaatatatataatcgACTTTTTCTCTTTGATCGATTgggtaaaaattttaatgcagatgTACAATTTTAAAGCGATAAGCTTGCACGGAAATGCGTTCATccagtttgttttaattttgatatgtcCTTTTAAGAGTAGACAGACATACATATATTTACACCCTGGGTtggatttagtccaaaatttaatacactcCTTCAATTTGGGTGACAAAAACATATACCAATTCTCACTCCTTTTTgctcattgagtttttgaataatGTTCACATATGGACGAACGCATGGATCGATTTTCTCCTTGAGGGATTTTGTCCGACATTTGATCAGATtatacttttgatttaaatatcacattcgatttcatttttattaggcgttctatttttgaaatatcgtgcTCACTCacaaattgttaaaaagaaaaaaaaaaatcagagattgAAAACatttagattcatcaaaattttattacaaaagtttttggcaattacagtatttttatcttgctatactaaaaagtaaaaatttcaagcAATTCTGGTAAAAGTCCAATGTAAGCAATCAAGCAATTcaagaatttgtaaataaattatactattaaCTGCAGCTGATCACAGATTCCAGAAGTAGAGACGACAACTTATCAGTACTCAAGAAAACGTGTTAGAACTTCATGATAGTTTCTTCCTTTAATGGCCGAAGCCTTTAACACGTTTTATGGTGATAACGTaactatattttgttttattgatgCAGCTGTTTAATTTGGTGGCTATGGAACGATCTTTTTCAATGCTTCTCTGTAGAAGAACATTTTAACTAGGAGGGATTGGAAATGCTGATTCGGAATTCAGGAAATCAAGCTACGTCTTGTAGACCATTTTATCTTGCATTTTAGGAACtaatacttttatacttttaagaaAATGGGATAGACTGCACCATTTCGAATTATGGATATTTCCAGAATTCCTTTAAAAAAGCTCAtcataattttatacattcattatttGTATATACAGAaggaattaatttcataatactttaatagaataatatctatattttctatttgtgcagaaaacatgttttttttttattgattttaccaaattattaaaaaataagaattatgctCCTAAGATAATGCTTATGGAAAAGCAGcatcaaaaatagtaaaatctcattcaattatctaaaaattttcgaatataaaaattctaaatttagaatTCTCTTTCGagaataaagagaaattaaaaatattttatcaatttagaaaAGTCAAGATATATTACTTTATAAGGATAAAcggtaaatttattttgattaataacgCAAATACAGCATTCTGATTTAAAAGCTACGATATGTTTATATgtctaattaatttcttttttctttttacagaatgCATATGCCTTAGATTTCATGTATGTTCTAGTTAACTTATGTGAAAAAGGAGTCCATCCTGCTGATATCATGGCAGCTATGGACAGAGTGTGCATTCATCCTCCAACTTACGGCAttctttaattctatattttaatacatcagtGGAATTACAGAAAAAGTTTTGGACAAGAAAAAATAGttctcaaaaaattttgtttattaaaatctgATGTCAATGTTTTCCAATTCAGTAATCGTTTGCATGAATCCTCCATTTTTTTTAGTTCTCATTTATCTGTTTgttcatatatttctaaataaatagtaaaatgtatttcagttatttttgcttatttatgaGTTGCTATTGTCAATTATAACAACGAATAAATCATTTTCAGcctttaaattagtaaaattagcATACCT
Above is a genomic segment from Argiope bruennichi chromosome 1, qqArgBrue1.1, whole genome shotgun sequence containing:
- the LOC129971912 gene encoding legumain-like, with amino-acid sequence MDFRCAAVLLVVAFAATTSAFTRIPKHLEEPAAEGKLWAVLVAGSDTWDNYRHQADICHSYQILKNHGIPDERIIVLMKDDIAYNDQNPTKGIVINHPQGKDVYKGVPKDYTGEAVTPKTFLAVLKGDKKAVDGIGSGKVLESGPNDHVFVYFADHGAPGIIAFPEDELSSTDLNNAIKYMHQKKMYAKMVFYIEACESGSMFDGLLPNNINVYATTAANPDESSYAIYFDDERETYLGDSYSVHWMEDSDKEVLTSETLQKQFKIVKKETTESHVQEYGDLSIAQMHVSEFQGRKNAEPIVLPEVERDSVRSRDVPIEIVRRKFLKANSEEEQSALLKKLNKMYRNRQFLKNTVSHIVAEIFLNEEKESDTMNNRYKLRNFQCYDTVRAHFNEECFRLSKNAYALDFMYVLVNLCEKGVHPADIMAAMDRVCIHPPTYGIL